A region of Streptomyces sp. NBC_01264 DNA encodes the following proteins:
- a CDS encoding CASTOR/POLLUX-related putative ion channel, with amino-acid sequence MAQQHTTSLRLRLRYRFDHLVSGGTTALIGWLALACLAVVVPASTVLVWSDRAAPATLSGRLTAVWVSVGQTLKIGGAVGSPLHVLASVSLALVALLFVSTLVSLITTGINRRIMSLRLGHSTVLETRHTVVLGWSDQVFPVIGELVAANANQRRSAVAVLAPQDKVWMESEIATRVGDGGRTRIVCRNGSTTDPAELCRVSPRTAKAVLVLPPTGDTGDAHVVKTLLALDTAVPGAGEKEAVVVAAVRDSRNHVTARLAAGPAGHVLCVDDIVARLLVQTARQPGLSLVYSELLDFAGDEFYPVAAEGLVGRTFDEALLSFATSCAVGLLHADGSVTLNPVRGTVIGPADRIVVISRDDDTAVREDPAALAALVEEGAIVSTPGPGPAPAERLLLLGWNRRAPLVIEQLDQYVGPGTTLDVVALGAYASTHDALAVTAARSRLEVSLHTGDITDPLTLAKLDVPSYDGVIVIGETQALAVTDPQEGVEAAADDRTLVTLLHLRAIGDAAGRELALTTEMSDDRNRLLAPARGGADFIVSGRLISLLMTQISESPYLAEVFEELFTAEGHEFHLKPATDYVRAGHEVCFATAVESARRRRECAVGYRLRAGSATAPGHGVRINPDKRQRIRFSEEDWLIVLAES; translated from the coding sequence GTGGCGCAGCAGCACACGACGTCACTCCGGCTCCGTCTCCGGTACCGCTTCGACCATCTGGTCTCGGGCGGAACGACCGCGCTCATCGGCTGGCTCGCCCTGGCCTGCCTGGCCGTCGTCGTACCGGCGAGCACGGTCCTCGTCTGGTCCGACCGGGCCGCTCCGGCCACGCTCTCCGGCCGGCTCACCGCCGTGTGGGTCAGCGTCGGCCAGACCCTGAAGATCGGGGGCGCCGTCGGCTCCCCGCTCCACGTGCTGGCCTCCGTCTCGCTCGCGCTCGTGGCGCTGCTCTTCGTGTCGACCCTCGTCAGTCTGATCACCACGGGGATCAACCGGCGCATCATGTCGCTGCGCCTCGGTCACTCCACCGTGCTGGAGACCCGGCACACCGTCGTGCTGGGCTGGTCGGACCAGGTCTTCCCCGTGATCGGGGAGCTGGTGGCCGCGAACGCGAACCAGCGCCGGTCCGCCGTCGCCGTGCTCGCCCCGCAGGACAAGGTGTGGATGGAGAGCGAGATCGCCACCCGCGTCGGCGACGGCGGCAGGACGCGGATCGTCTGCCGCAACGGGAGCACCACGGACCCCGCGGAGCTGTGCCGGGTGAGTCCGCGCACCGCGAAGGCGGTGCTGGTGTTGCCGCCCACCGGGGACACCGGTGACGCCCATGTGGTGAAGACGCTCCTCGCCCTCGACACGGCGGTCCCCGGGGCCGGCGAGAAGGAAGCGGTGGTGGTCGCCGCCGTCCGCGACTCCCGCAACCACGTCACCGCCCGGCTCGCCGCCGGGCCCGCGGGCCACGTCCTGTGCGTCGACGACATCGTCGCCCGGCTGCTCGTCCAGACGGCCCGGCAGCCCGGTCTCTCTCTCGTCTACTCGGAGTTGCTGGACTTCGCGGGCGACGAGTTCTACCCGGTAGCCGCCGAGGGCCTCGTGGGGCGGACGTTCGACGAGGCGCTGCTGTCGTTCGCCACGTCCTGCGCGGTCGGCCTGCTGCACGCCGACGGGAGCGTCACCCTCAATCCGGTCCGGGGGACGGTGATCGGCCCGGCCGACCGGATCGTCGTCATCTCCCGGGACGACGACACGGCCGTACGGGAGGACCCGGCCGCGCTGGCCGCGCTCGTGGAGGAGGGCGCGATCGTGTCGACGCCCGGGCCCGGGCCCGCCCCGGCCGAACGCCTCCTCCTGCTCGGCTGGAACCGCCGCGCCCCGCTGGTCATCGAGCAGCTCGACCAGTACGTGGGCCCCGGAACCACCCTGGACGTCGTGGCGCTCGGCGCGTACGCGTCCACGCACGACGCGCTGGCCGTCACGGCCGCGCGGTCCCGCCTCGAAGTCTCCCTCCACACCGGCGACATCACCGACCCGCTCACGCTGGCCAAGCTGGACGTGCCCTCGTACGACGGCGTGATCGTGATCGGTGAGACGCAGGCTCTGGCCGTGACGGATCCGCAGGAGGGGGTGGAGGCCGCGGCGGACGACAGGACGCTGGTGACCCTGCTGCACCTGCGGGCCATCGGGGACGCCGCGGGGCGCGAACTCGCGCTCACCACCGAGATGTCCGACGACCGCAACCGGCTCCTCGCGCCCGCCCGGGGCGGCGCGGACTTCATCGTGAGCGGCCGGCTGATCAGTCTGCTGATGACGCAGATCTCGGAGAGTCCGTATCTCGCCGAGGTCTTCGAGGAGTTGTTCACGGCGGAGGGCCACGAGTTCCACCTCAAGCCGGCCACGGACTACGTCCGGGCCGGCCACGAGGTCTGCTTCGCCACCGCCGTGGAGTCGGCGCGGCGCCGCCGGGAGTGCGCCGTCGGCTACCGGCTGCGCGCGGGCAGCGCCACGGCCCCCGGCCACGGAGTGCGGATCAACCCCGACAAGCGGCAGCGGATCCGGTTCTCCGAGGAGGACTGGCTGATCGTGCTCGCCGAGAGCTGA
- a CDS encoding MDR family MFS transporter codes for MDQLIVEDPTRIGPYRLIARLGAGGMGLVYLGRSEGGRTVAVKVVQAEYAGNPEFRRRFAREVAAARRVGGSWTAAVLDADPEAAVPWVATQYIPGPDLHAVVAKDFGPLPEHSVHTLANRLALALRAVHEAGLIHRDLKPSNVLVTVDGPRVIDFGIARAMDSLAGDSLLTHTGMLIGSAGFMSPEQVRGLELTPASDVFCLGAVLVYAATGRLLFGAADTGLNAHLFRVAEEEADLTGVPESLAGLVRDCLHKDPARRPTPAQVAERTATDRAGEWLPGAVLAQLGRHAAELLDFAPVRPAEPPAAQADPRVPSARPEPRLPLPPPPEYAPTAPADFGPAQGFGPPPVPTAGGWAATPSTASGEPASPHSKRWRGLAVAALAQLMVVFQATLFSAALPSLHRDLRIEGQGPFFIAYAVAFGAVLLLGGHLVDLLGRRRTMLIGLAGFAAACALGGAAGGSGGVLALARVLQGVFGALVTPAGLALVAAGFTDPRERGRAFGIYAALLGGGSALVLFASGWLVEGLAWEVALFAAVPVAVIALICALALPHDRPAPGGARPDVPGVLLGSGAVAALVYGLAASESHSWGALLVLLPVVVGAVLLAVFLRRRTRSAHPLLPRYVLGDRNRAGSLLALLLAGAGLLVLFLSVTFSLQYVLGYAPSMTGLLLLPMFAAVVIGSTQISGRLLHRAPPGVLIAAGLVIAAVGLLLLSGLEVGGVYEVQVLPGTVLAGLGAGLAFTPILATATAGVAPRHIGAASAAVMTAHQLGESIGGSLLAAVFAGRPRAESYEEVGEYLVRGYTTTLWWAFAGVLLAALIGGLMVNARPSRSDAGREA; via the coding sequence GTGGATCAGCTGATCGTCGAAGACCCGACCCGTATCGGCCCGTACCGTCTGATCGCCCGGTTGGGTGCCGGCGGCATGGGCCTGGTCTACCTCGGCCGCTCCGAGGGCGGGCGCACCGTCGCCGTGAAGGTCGTGCAGGCCGAATACGCCGGGAACCCGGAGTTCCGCAGGCGCTTCGCCCGGGAGGTGGCCGCCGCGCGCCGGGTGGGCGGCAGTTGGACCGCGGCCGTCCTGGACGCCGACCCCGAGGCCGCCGTGCCCTGGGTGGCGACCCAGTACATCCCGGGACCCGACCTGCACGCGGTGGTCGCCAAGGACTTCGGGCCGCTGCCCGAGCACTCCGTGCACACCCTCGCCAACCGGCTCGCCCTCGCCCTGCGGGCCGTGCACGAGGCGGGCCTGATCCACCGTGACCTCAAGCCCTCCAACGTGCTCGTCACCGTCGACGGCCCGCGCGTCATCGACTTCGGCATCGCCCGGGCGATGGACAGCCTCGCCGGGGACAGCCTGCTCACCCACACCGGCATGCTGATCGGCTCGGCCGGGTTCATGTCGCCGGAGCAGGTCCGCGGCCTCGAACTCACCCCCGCCAGCGACGTCTTCTGCCTCGGCGCCGTCCTCGTCTACGCCGCCACCGGCCGGCTCCTCTTCGGCGCAGCGGACACCGGCCTCAACGCCCACCTCTTCCGCGTCGCCGAGGAGGAGGCGGACCTGACGGGCGTACCGGAGAGCCTGGCCGGCCTCGTACGCGACTGCCTGCACAAGGACCCGGCCCGGCGGCCCACCCCCGCGCAGGTGGCCGAACGCACCGCCACCGACCGGGCCGGGGAATGGCTGCCCGGCGCGGTCCTCGCCCAACTCGGGCGCCATGCCGCCGAGCTGCTGGACTTCGCCCCCGTGAGGCCCGCCGAGCCGCCCGCCGCGCAGGCCGACCCCCGCGTTCCGTCCGCGCGCCCCGAGCCCCGGCTCCCGTTGCCCCCGCCGCCCGAGTACGCCCCCACGGCCCCGGCGGACTTCGGCCCGGCACAGGGGTTCGGGCCGCCCCCGGTCCCCACCGCCGGCGGGTGGGCCGCGACGCCGTCCACGGCCTCCGGGGAGCCCGCCTCCCCCCACTCCAAGCGCTGGCGGGGCCTGGCGGTGGCCGCCCTCGCGCAGCTGATGGTGGTGTTCCAGGCGACGCTCTTCAGCGCGGCGTTGCCGAGTCTCCACAGGGACCTCCGCATCGAGGGCCAGGGTCCGTTCTTCATCGCGTACGCGGTCGCCTTCGGCGCGGTGCTCCTGCTCGGCGGGCACCTCGTGGACCTCCTGGGGCGGCGCCGGACGATGCTCATCGGCCTGGCCGGATTCGCGGCGGCCTGTGCGCTCGGCGGCGCGGCCGGCGGTTCCGGCGGGGTGCTCGCCCTGGCCCGCGTCCTGCAGGGCGTCTTCGGCGCCCTGGTGACACCGGCCGGACTCGCCCTGGTGGCCGCGGGCTTCACCGACCCCAGGGAACGCGGCAGGGCGTTCGGGATCTACGCCGCGCTGCTGGGCGGCGGTTCCGCGCTCGTGCTGTTCGCGAGCGGATGGCTCGTCGAGGGTCTGGCCTGGGAGGTGGCGCTGTTCGCCGCCGTCCCCGTCGCGGTGATCGCCCTGATCTGCGCACTCGCCCTGCCGCACGACCGCCCGGCCCCCGGCGGCGCCCGCCCGGACGTGCCCGGCGTGCTGCTGGGCTCCGGCGCGGTCGCCGCCCTCGTCTACGGCCTCGCAGCGAGCGAGTCACACAGCTGGGGCGCCCTCCTGGTGCTGCTGCCGGTCGTGGTCGGGGCCGTCCTGCTCGCGGTCTTCCTGCGGAGGCGGACCAGGTCCGCGCACCCGCTCCTGCCCCGGTACGTCCTGGGGGACCGCAACCGCGCCGGCAGCCTCCTCGCCCTGCTCCTGGCCGGGGCCGGCCTCCTGGTCCTGTTCCTGTCCGTGACCTTCTCCCTGCAGTACGTACTCGGCTACGCCCCGAGCATGACCGGGTTGCTCCTGCTCCCCATGTTCGCGGCGGTCGTCATCGGATCCACCCAGATCTCCGGCCGGCTGCTCCACCGTGCACCGCCCGGGGTCCTGATCGCGGCCGGGCTGGTGATCGCGGCGGTCGGACTGCTGCTCCTGAGCGGTCTGGAGGTCGGCGGCGTGTACGAGGTCCAGGTGCTGCCCGGCACGGTCCTCGCCGGTCTCGGCGCCGGCCTGGCCTTCACCCCGATCCTCGCCACCGCGACCGCGGGCGTCGCCCCACGGCACATCGGGGCCGCCTCGGCGGCCGTCATGACTGCCCACCAGCTGGGCGAGTCGATCGGCGGCTCGCTGCTCGCCGCGGTCTTCGCCGGCCGCCCGCGGGCCGAGTCGTACGAGGAGGTGGGCGAGTACCTGGTGAGGGGTTACACCACCACGCTCTGGTGGGCGTTCGCCGGTGTGCTGCTCGCGGCCCTGATCGGCGGCCTGATGGTCAACGCCAGGCCGTCACGGAGCGACGCGGGGCGGGAGGCCTAG
- a CDS encoding ArsR/SmtB family transcription factor, which produces MPAREPQPPAPDTHLRDPDRARLAEATEVFAMLSDVTRLHLLWLLAQEESDVGTLAERCEASRTAVSQHLAKLRLAGLVETRREGRRIHYSLRDGHLRRLVVEALSHADHRVSGTAPHN; this is translated from the coding sequence ATGCCTGCTCGCGAACCTCAGCCACCTGCACCCGATACGCACCTACGGGATCCCGACAGGGCGCGCCTCGCCGAGGCGACCGAGGTCTTCGCGATGCTCTCGGACGTCACCCGGCTGCACCTCCTGTGGCTGCTCGCCCAGGAGGAGTCGGACGTCGGCACGCTCGCCGAGCGCTGCGAGGCCTCGCGGACCGCGGTGAGTCAGCACCTGGCGAAACTGCGGCTCGCGGGCCTCGTCGAGACCCGCCGCGAGGGTCGGCGCATCCACTACAGCCTGCGCGACGGGCACCTGCGCCGGCTCGTCGTGGAGGCCCTCAGCCACGCCGACCACCGGGTCAGCGGTACCGCCCCGCACAACTGA
- a CDS encoding DUF7144 family membrane protein, with translation MAQATPPSRAPNSGYTSDGPNPWAASGTVFAAVLMLVEGVLGILKGIVGIANDDVYASVGDYTFKFDVTAWGWIHLLLGIVLVVVGAGILKGAAWAKVTGVVIVALDIILNFLWLPYTPLWGLISIAIGVFIIWALCTDRGASRSTTF, from the coding sequence GTGGCACAGGCAACGCCCCCCAGCAGGGCCCCCAACAGCGGCTACACCTCCGACGGGCCGAACCCGTGGGCGGCGAGCGGCACCGTGTTCGCCGCTGTGCTGATGCTCGTGGAAGGCGTACTCGGCATCCTGAAGGGAATCGTCGGCATCGCGAACGACGACGTCTACGCGAGCGTCGGCGACTACACCTTCAAGTTCGACGTCACGGCGTGGGGCTGGATCCACCTGCTCCTGGGCATCGTGCTCGTGGTCGTCGGCGCGGGCATCCTCAAGGGCGCGGCCTGGGCCAAGGTCACGGGTGTGGTGATCGTCGCGCTGGACATCATCCTCAACTTCCTGTGGCTGCCCTACACACCGCTCTGGGGCCTCATCTCGATCGCCATCGGCGTCTTCATCATCTGGGCCCTGTGCACGGACAGGGGCGCCTCCCGCTCCACCACCTTCTGA
- a CDS encoding flavin monoamine oxidase family protein, with translation MDPDSNSKAPEAPEASETPGDRRPASSRRPSRRTVIAGAAAVAAAGGLTVAVTSAETSQAVPGAAVADWGSCLTIARAVLVRDEEDQPLVPRYADILLKSGLPRSRRPGKKVLIVGAGPAGLTAAHLLREAGHQVTVIEANGNRVGGRIKTFRTGGHENAAQPFADPKQYAEAGAMRIPDSHPLVTGLMDSLGLKRRRFHLVDVDGAGRPAYRTWIYVNGIRVRRADYARAPQALNRSFGVPQAYEAVPASQIVRDAFAPVRREIEGKKDKELVEGWARVIQRYGHMSMYRFLTEEAKLDVRTVDLIGTVENLTSRLHLAFVHSFIGASLISPDTAFYELPGGTATLADAMYARVKDLVRLDRRATRITHGEGRVTVETVSEGRGGSPVRRETFTADAAVITVPFSGLRHIPITPALSYGKRRAVTELHYDAATKVLLEFSRRWWEFDEADWKRELEAVQPGLYRKYQTGRTPADGTLLGAHSSVRAGRISAAQRSHYAATRVVSRDQPEAAGVIGGGSATDNPNRFMFQPSHPVEGSAGGVLLASYSWSDDALKWDSLDDEERYPRALAGVQEVFGQRVEVFYTGVGRTQSWMRDPYAYGEASVLLPGQHTELFPDVRKAEGSLHFAGCHTSIKPAWIEGALESAVRTALEVHTA, from the coding sequence ATGGATCCCGATTCCAACTCCAAAGCCCCCGAGGCCCCCGAAGCCTCTGAAACCCCCGGCGACCGCCGACCGGCGTCCTCCCGCCGGCCCTCCCGCCGGACCGTCATCGCCGGTGCGGCCGCCGTCGCCGCGGCGGGCGGGTTGACGGTCGCCGTCACCTCCGCCGAGACCTCGCAGGCCGTCCCCGGAGCCGCGGTCGCCGACTGGGGCTCCTGCCTGACGATCGCGCGGGCCGTCCTCGTACGGGACGAGGAGGACCAGCCGCTCGTGCCGCGCTACGCCGACATCCTCCTGAAGAGCGGCCTGCCCCGCTCGCGCCGCCCCGGGAAGAAGGTGCTGATCGTCGGCGCCGGACCCGCCGGGCTCACCGCCGCGCACCTCCTGCGCGAAGCGGGGCACCAGGTCACCGTGATCGAGGCGAACGGCAATCGGGTGGGCGGCCGGATCAAGACCTTCCGCACCGGCGGCCACGAGAACGCCGCGCAGCCCTTCGCCGACCCGAAGCAGTACGCCGAGGCCGGCGCGATGCGCATCCCGGACAGCCACCCGCTGGTCACCGGCCTGATGGACAGCCTCGGCCTCAAGCGCCGGCGCTTCCACCTGGTCGACGTGGACGGGGCCGGCCGCCCCGCGTACCGCACCTGGATCTACGTCAACGGCATCCGCGTCCGCCGCGCCGACTACGCGCGCGCCCCGCAGGCGCTCAATCGTTCCTTCGGAGTGCCGCAGGCGTACGAGGCGGTGCCCGCCTCGCAGATCGTCCGCGACGCCTTCGCCCCCGTGCGCCGGGAGATCGAGGGCAAGAAGGACAAGGAACTCGTCGAGGGCTGGGCGCGCGTCATCCAGCGCTACGGCCACATGTCGATGTACCGCTTCCTGACGGAGGAGGCCAAGCTCGACGTACGGACCGTCGACCTGATCGGAACCGTCGAGAACCTCACCTCCCGCCTGCACCTCGCCTTCGTGCACAGCTTCATCGGCGCCTCGCTGATCAGCCCCGACACCGCCTTCTACGAACTGCCCGGCGGCACCGCCACCTTGGCCGACGCGATGTACGCCCGGGTCAAGGACCTCGTACGGCTCGACCGCCGTGCCACCCGCATCACCCACGGCGAGGGCCGGGTCACCGTCGAGACCGTCTCCGAGGGCCGCGGCGGCAGCCCCGTGCGGCGCGAGACCTTCACCGCGGACGCGGCCGTCATCACCGTCCCCTTCTCCGGGCTGCGCCACATCCCCATCACCCCGGCGCTCTCCTACGGCAAGCGGCGCGCGGTCACCGAGCTGCACTACGACGCCGCCACCAAGGTGCTGCTCGAATTCAGCCGCCGCTGGTGGGAGTTCGACGAGGCCGACTGGAAGCGCGAGCTGGAGGCCGTACAGCCCGGCCTGTACCGCAAGTACCAGACCGGGCGGACCCCGGCGGACGGAACCCTGCTGGGCGCCCACTCCTCCGTCCGCGCGGGCCGCATCTCCGCTGCCCAGCGTTCGCACTACGCCGCCACCCGGGTGGTCAGCCGCGACCAGCCCGAAGCGGCCGGCGTCATCGGCGGCGGGTCCGCCACCGACAACCCCAACCGCTTCATGTTCCAGCCGTCCCACCCCGTCGAAGGCAGTGCCGGCGGCGTGCTCCTGGCCTCCTACAGCTGGTCGGACGACGCCCTGAAGTGGGACTCGCTGGACGACGAGGAGCGCTACCCGCGCGCCCTCGCGGGCGTCCAGGAGGTGTTCGGGCAGCGCGTCGAGGTGTTCTACACCGGTGTCGGCCGCACCCAGTCCTGGATGCGCGACCCGTACGCCTACGGGGAGGCCTCCGTCCTGCTGCCCGGCCAGCACACCGAGCTCTTCCCCGACGTCCGCAAGGCCGAGGGCAGCCTGCACTTCGCCGGGTGCCACACGTCCATCAAGCCCGCGTGGATCGAGGGGGCCCTGGAATCCGCGGTACGGACCGCCCTGGAGGTGCACACCGCGTAG
- a CDS encoding MFS transporter, producing MPSVLRNRTYRRLFGAQVIALTGTGLATVALGLLAYDLAGADAGTVLGTALAIKMAAYVTVAPVIAAVADRLPRRALLVGSDLIRAGVAVFLPFVSQVWQVYVLIFLLQTASAAFTPTFQALIPDVLPDERDYTRALSMSRLAYDLESLFSPALAAALLSVITYDRLFLGTAAGFLASSVLVVSAALPRRARVSAPSGAGAYAKATAGTRLFLGVPQLRSLLAMNLAVAAAGAVVTVNSVVYVREFLGLSAESVALALGAYGAGSMAVALALPRILENRPDRRVMLTGALLLPVAFGALGVITSAHGGGWRWPALLATWAGFGAACSMVLTPAGRVLRRAAPEGDRTAVFAAQFSLSHAAWLLTYPLAGWVGAKAGLGWATAALGTIALAAAILAARLWPAAAGRVTEEKAPEGRAAEAGAGARGHVHEHEHRGLTPGHPHLRGARPAGAGWRHSHHHFTDDLHAAHG from the coding sequence ATGCCGAGCGTGCTGCGCAACCGCACCTACCGCCGCCTGTTCGGCGCCCAGGTCATCGCCCTGACCGGCACGGGCCTGGCCACCGTGGCCCTCGGCCTGCTCGCGTACGACCTCGCGGGCGCCGACGCGGGTACGGTCCTCGGCACGGCGCTCGCGATCAAGATGGCGGCGTACGTCACCGTCGCCCCGGTGATCGCCGCGGTGGCCGACCGGCTGCCGCGCCGGGCCCTGCTGGTCGGCTCGGACCTGATCCGGGCCGGCGTCGCGGTCTTCCTGCCGTTCGTGAGCCAGGTGTGGCAGGTCTACGTCCTGATCTTCCTGCTGCAGACCGCCTCGGCCGCCTTCACCCCCACCTTCCAGGCCCTGATCCCCGACGTCCTACCGGACGAGCGCGACTACACGCGGGCCCTGTCCATGTCCCGGCTCGCCTACGACCTGGAGAGCCTCTTCAGCCCCGCGCTCGCGGCCGCGCTGCTGTCCGTGATCACCTACGACCGGCTGTTCCTCGGTACGGCCGCCGGATTCCTCGCCTCGTCCGTGCTCGTGGTGTCCGCCGCCCTGCCCCGGCGGGCGCGGGTCTCCGCCCCGTCCGGCGCGGGCGCCTACGCCAAGGCCACCGCGGGGACGCGCCTGTTCCTCGGCGTCCCGCAGCTGCGGTCCCTGCTGGCGATGAACCTCGCGGTCGCGGCCGCCGGAGCCGTGGTCACCGTCAACTCCGTCGTGTACGTAAGGGAGTTCCTGGGGCTGTCCGCCGAGTCGGTCGCCCTCGCGCTCGGCGCCTACGGAGCCGGGTCCATGGCCGTGGCCCTGGCCCTGCCGCGGATCCTGGAGAACCGCCCGGACCGGCGGGTGATGCTGACCGGCGCCCTGCTGCTCCCCGTCGCCTTCGGCGCCCTCGGGGTCATCACCTCCGCGCACGGCGGCGGTTGGCGATGGCCCGCGCTGCTGGCCACGTGGGCCGGGTTCGGGGCGGCGTGCTCGATGGTGCTCACGCCGGCCGGCCGGGTGCTGCGGCGCGCCGCGCCGGAGGGGGACCGCACCGCGGTGTTCGCCGCCCAGTTCTCCCTGTCGCACGCCGCCTGGCTGCTGACCTACCCGCTCGCGGGCTGGGTCGGCGCGAAGGCCGGGCTCGGGTGGGCGACGGCGGCCCTGGGCACGATCGCGCTCGCCGCGGCGATCCTCGCCGCCCGCCTGTGGCCGGCCGCGGCGGGGAGGGTCACGGAGGAAAAGGCCCCGGAGGGAAGGGCCGCGGAGGCGGGCGCCGGGGCCCGGGGCCACGTACACGAGCACGAGCACCGTGGGCTGACACCCGGGCATCCGCACCTGCGCGGGGCGCGTCCGGCCGGTGCGGGGTGGCGGCACAGCCACCACCACTTCACGGACGACCTGCACGCCGCCCACGGCTGA
- a CDS encoding MgtC/SapB family protein, producing the protein MDYRQADTSTLVTIGHLAVAFVLTYLLGLERTLRGAAAGNRTFSMIGVGAALVAVLALDGAPNALAGVVTGVGFIGGAWSSARAAPRATSSTGSPPPERSSPRPRSERPPARGASPWPSRRRPS; encoded by the coding sequence ATGGACTACCGGCAGGCGGACACCTCCACCCTCGTCACGATCGGCCACCTCGCCGTGGCCTTCGTCCTCACCTACCTGCTGGGCCTCGAACGCACCCTGAGGGGAGCCGCCGCCGGCAACCGGACCTTCTCCATGATCGGCGTCGGCGCCGCCCTCGTGGCGGTCCTCGCCCTGGACGGCGCTCCCAACGCCCTCGCGGGAGTCGTCACCGGCGTCGGATTCATCGGAGGCGCCTGGTCTTCCGCCAGAGCCGCACCGAGGGCGACCTCGTCCACGGGGTCACCACCGCCGGAGCGATCTTCGCCGCGGCCGCGATCGGAGCGGCCGCCGGCCAGGGGCGCCTCGCCCTGGCCGTCGCGGCGACGGCCTTCGTGA